A segment of the Nitrosospira briensis C-128 genome:
GAGAATAACATCCAAAACTGGCCAACTGCCGACGTTATCGGGAGATAGGCGATGAAGGATTTCCAAAAGTGACGACAACACGTATACGTAATGCGATGACTGTCGACGTGGAGGATTACTTCCAGGTTTCCGCCTTCGCCAATCATATTTCACGGGACTCATGGGCATCTTTATCTTGCCGTGTAGAGATGAATATCGATCGTATTCTTGCTTTACTGGACGAGGATCGCACAAAAGCAACTTTTTTTACCCTTGGATGGATCGCCGATCGCTACCCCGCCATGGTAAAACGGATTGTCGCCAGCGGGCACGAACTTGCCAGCCATGGCTGGGGTCACTACCGTGTTTCGGATCAGGAACCCCATGAGTTTCGAAACGACATTATTCAAAGCAAAGCCATTCTCGAGGATATCGGTGGGCAGGCAGTGCTTGGCTACAGAGCGCCGAGCTTTTCCATAGGCAGCCATAATCAATGGGCGCTGGATTTGCTTGAAGAAGCAGGCTATCGCTACAGTTCCAGTATTTATCCCATCAAACACGACCACTACGGCATGCCGGAGGCCCCCCGTTTCGCCTATTATCCGCGCTGCAATAACCGATTACTGGAATTGCCTATCACCACGATGCGTCTATTCAAGCGGAACATCCCTGCAGGGGGAGGCGGCTATTTCCGGCTTTGGCCTTATCCGGTTTCGAGATGGTTCCTGCAGAGGCTGAATCACCTCGAGCATCAATCCGCAATCTTTTATTTCCATCCTTGGGAGATAGATCATCAGCAGCCGCGCCAGAAGGGCCTCAGTATGAAAACCCGCTTCCGCCACTACTATAATCTCCATCGAATGGAAGACCGTGTCAAAGCCCTCACCCGTGACTTCGAGTGGGATCGCATGGATCGGATTTTCCTGAGTTAAGCCGTATGAGCTGCATCATAGACGCGTTCCGGGAGGATCAAGAAAATGCCTCTCTTCAGGCTGATGCGCCATCCGTGCACCTGCTGCGACCGC
Coding sequences within it:
- a CDS encoding XrtA system polysaccharide deacetylase translates to MTVDVEDYFQVSAFANHISRDSWASLSCRVEMNIDRILALLDEDRTKATFFTLGWIADRYPAMVKRIVASGHELASHGWGHYRVSDQEPHEFRNDIIQSKAILEDIGGQAVLGYRAPSFSIGSHNQWALDLLEEAGYRYSSSIYPIKHDHYGMPEAPRFAYYPRCNNRLLELPITTMRLFKRNIPAGGGGYFRLWPYPVSRWFLQRLNHLEHQSAIFYFHPWEIDHQQPRQKGLSMKTRFRHYYNLHRMEDRVKALTRDFEWDRMDRIFLS